The following are from one region of the Salvia hispanica cultivar TCC Black 2014 chromosome 1, UniMelb_Shisp_WGS_1.0, whole genome shotgun sequence genome:
- the LOC125195988 gene encoding protein FAR1-RELATED SEQUENCE 5-like: MEEVFVIPEFSPQLKPVVGQKFQPLDFAFAFYDVYARAVGFDTRKQGMRKAADGVTTWYSVVCNREGSKRSNEEDDVNARSGFTIKRRRLSKRCGCKASISFKFFSEAGIPGYIIKEFREVHNHYMVESEHQQFMRTYITNSFWTVPKLI, from the exons atggaagaag TGTTTGTTATACCTGAATTTTCTCCACAATTGAAGCCTGTGGTTGGTCAGAAGTTCCAACCCCTTGATTTTGCTTTTGCGTTTTATGATGTGTACGCCCGCGCCGTCGGTTTTGATACACGAAAACAAGGAATGAGGAAGGCGGCGGACGGTGTAACTACTTGGTATTCTGTCGTATGCAACAGGGAGGGCAGCAAGAGGTCGAACGAGGAAGACGATGTGAATGCACGATCTGGTTTTACTATTAAACGCAGGCGGCTGTCCAAGCGATGTGGTTGCAAAGCAAGTATATCCTTCAAGTTCTTTTCTGAAGCAGGAATTCCGGGATATATTATTAAGGAGTTCAGAGAGGTTCACAACCATTATATGGTGGAGTCAGAGCATCAGCAGTTCATGAGAACGTACATCACAAATTCATTCTGGACTGTTCCAAAGCTAATATAG